The Abyssisolibacter fermentans sequence TAGTCACTTCTCTTTTATTCTTGCAAAGGATTACTTTAAAAGGCCCGATAAAATAGCATAATGAACAACCAATAAAGTCACTAGGAGACATGCAGTGTTTCTTTCTAAGGAACATTGGTGCGCGAGTTTTTTCCTTTCACTTCTAATCAAAAAACTCGTACACCACCGTGACGAGAAAGATTCCTGCATGGCTCCCTTGCCAAAGACTGCGGTCCTAAAACAGTCTTTAATCACTTAATATCAAACAAAGATTTACTGTAAATAATAATCCATTGAGGCATTATTCAAGTATTTTTGCAACTCCATGGTTACAACTAACTATTTAATTGATACGACATATCAAAGGAACCCTCTTTACTGTCTACTGTAAAACTGCATGTAACTATATCTCCTTTTGCATCCACGTCTACATTATATATTCCTAAAATTCTATCATCTGCTAATAATGCTTCTTTTATTTTTCTCTTTATAGCTACTTTGACAAAATCTGTTTCCTTTCCTATCAGACTTCTTCCTTCAAAGCCGTAATCCCAGCTGTATATGCAGTGTTTGTATCTTTCTGTTTCTAATATTTTGTTTACGCTTTGTCTTACTGCTTCTATACCGTCTACATACCCAACTATTCTTTTGTTTAATAAATCTAATTTGTATGTTTTACTAGGCTGTTTTACTTCTTTTATTTTTATTGATATATTTGACTTTGGTAACATTTAATCACCTGCCTGCAATTTATCTAAAACAACATATTTTTGTCCATTGTTAACCTTTAAAAGCATCACCTTATCTTTAACCTCTAAACCTTCTGTTATTACTATTTTTTCATTAAATGCTTCTTTTGTCTGCTTATTAGACGATCCATCTATAGTACTATCTTCATATTCATGTACGTGTTTTAGGTCTATTTCTTTTCTAACGACACTGCTTGTTAGAAGTAGTACCTGCTCTGGTAGTTCAAGCTTTTGATCAATTTTTATCTTTAATGGAGATATGCTTGTCACTACTCCATAAGTTATATCTGTCAAATCAACTGCCTCTAAGTAATTCTTAATTGTTTTTTGTATTGGTACTAACAAAATCTACCTCCTTTAAACCATAATAAGATCAATATCCATAGTATGTTCTTCTTTTGAAATCTTGTGCTTAACGCTTTCTACTATAAAATATTGATCATAAGAAATATCTCCTATATCAGGTAGATAAACATATACTCCTGTCCCTGCTCTCACTCTAAAATCTCCCAAGCAAGGTATTGACAG is a genomic window containing:
- a CDS encoding DUF2634 domain-containing protein; amino-acid sequence: MLPKSNISIKIKEVKQPSKTYKLDLLNKRIVGYVDGIEAVRQSVNKILETERYKHCIYSWDYGFEGRSLIGKETDFVKVAIKRKIKEALLADDRILGIYNVDVDAKGDIVTCSFTVDSKEGSFDMSYQLNS
- a CDS encoding DUF2577 domain-containing protein is translated as MLVPIQKTIKNYLEAVDLTDITYGVVTSISPLKIKIDQKLELPEQVLLLTSSVVRKEIDLKHVHEYEDSTIDGSSNKQTKEAFNEKIVITEGLEVKDKVMLLKVNNGQKYVVLDKLQAGD